A stretch of DNA from Cygnus atratus isolate AKBS03 ecotype Queensland, Australia chromosome 6, CAtr_DNAZoo_HiC_assembly, whole genome shotgun sequence:
TTTTTGGGGGAGCAAACCCAGGGCTGCCTGGCCCCCAGGTGGTGCGGGACCCTCCTGGAGCAGCACCTTTGTGCCGGGGTTCCCCAAAAACATCCCTTCCCATCCTGTGCCCACTCTCGGACCCCCAGAAAGGCCCCTGCTGCGTGGGCCTGGCCATGGGGGCCCACCGAGGGTcccccctgcctgcctgccccactTCCCAGGCACGACCACGCTCCGGTTGCTCCTCCGACAGCCAGCGATCGCCAGCGTTTCTTCACCGGAGAAAAATCAGCTAATTATGTGCTGAACAAAAGCCTATTCTCGCCCGAAATAATACGCCCGTCTTGCAAAGGCACTTGTTTGTGGGCAAATTTTGAAGAGGGCTGACaataaaaaacagctgcaggagctgggtgtTGGTACACATTTCCATGCCCCAGCAGATTACCATGCCTAATTATCTCCCAGATCCTCCATCCAAGgctgtttcctgaaaaaaagacttttttttttttttaattttttaattttcttttgaaacaatGTCTCGCCAGCACAGATTTGCTTCTCCCCAAGCCTTCGGAGCCTGCTCTGGatgctgggggaaggagaagggttTTCCCTATCTTTGGGGGGATGGGGGGCAGGATCCCCACCGTGGTGTAGGGTGGGCTCAGGACCATGGGGAGCAAGCACAGCTTTGGGGTCAGCCCCAACGTCTGGTGGGTCACGGGGTGGGGGACGACTGGTGAGCACCAGCCCCGTTTGTGCCCATGGAGGTCAAAGATGTGCTCAAAGTGGCCTCTGCGGTGCGTGGATGGGACACGTGGAGATGGGACACTTGGGGTCAGAGCAGCCCGAGGCATCGaggggagctcagcaccccaaAAGCCATGCCTGCCTGGCCGGGCAGTGAAGCTGCCACCAGGCCCAGGCGTGACAAAGTTTTGGTGCCAAGGCTCAAAAAACGCAGCCAGGAACTGGGCAAgagggcaccggggggggggggcgaaaGGCGCCCTGATCCTCACCCCACATGCATGACCCCATTGCCACACGTGCTCCCCAATCCCTACGtgccccccacaccccacaTGCTCCCACTTTTCCCTACATGCCCCCCCTCACCCCACATGCCCTCCAGCACCAtggggcaggatttggccccCACTTCTTCTCTCCCCAGCCCTACGCGCCCAagggcaccccaaaaccagccCCAACGGGCCGCCGGTGCTGTTGTCTCGGGAGGAGGGGGCCCACCCTGGGCAGCCGcctcccctttttctttctttttttagctctttttctttctttctttctttctttctttctttctttctttctttcttctttttttttttttcatttaattttattttccaaaccaCTTGATCTTTGCTTGGGAACCTCCATTAATTGCCTGGGTTTGCCTCTTCGCCTGGTCCCTTTATCATTATTTATGGCCTTTGAAATTGTGTAAAGTTCCCTTGACGTTCAATTTACAagtttgggggctttttttttttcttccctctttttttttctttctttttttttttttgttccgCCTTTTGTCCTCAGCAAAGACGTCGTGTTGGAAAGGCTTTGAGCCGGCCAACATGAGAGGCTCGCCGGAGAAAAGGGAGCAGCCTCGCTCGCTTTTAATTCCGCCGTGATGCTGAATGGCTCTTTTACATAATTGCAGAAGCAATTTCAAAGCCAAGCCAGGGGCTGACTTTACCCAGAACCACATGGAGCCTATTTGGGGGCTTTTcagattggggaaaaaaaaaaaaaaaaaggagagggagagaaaagcgtgaataaaatagtttaaaaaataataaagtagttaaaaaaagaataaaatagttcaaaaaaaataataaagtggtttaaaaaataataaagtagtTTAAGGAATAataaagtagtttaaaaaaatagaatagttaaaaataatactaaaatagttaaaaaaataatggaatggTTAAAAAATtgtacaaattttaaaataataatggaatggtttaaaaagaataaaatagttttttaaatcatagttaaaataatagtttaaaataataataaaataattaagtaatAAAATAGTTAAGTAATAAAATAGTTAAGTAATGAAAAAGTTAAGTGATAAAATAGTTAAGTGATaaaataggttaaaaaataagaaaatagttaataataggaagaaaaaagttagaaaaataatagaaaagctaagagcagtaagaaaagagttaaaaataatagaacagttttttttaaaaaaaactaaaatagttaaaataataaagtagttaaaataataataaagtagtttaaaaaataatggaagagttaaaagtaagaataaaagagtttaaaaaatcgtaaaatagtttaaaagcagttaaaaaataaggaaagagttaaagaatagttttaaaaaataataaagtagtttagaaaataacaaaatagtttaaaaaataataaaatagtttaaaaaataataaaatggtaaaaaaaaaaaaaccacaataaaTGAGTTAAAAGATTATAGTGAAACGGGAGGTAAGCCGTGGGGCGGCTGCCGGGGGCCGTCCCACGCCGCGCCTTTGGGGACCCCACGGGGGGCGCCCCCCACGCGTGGGCCgggggagggggcgtggcctcgTAGCGGGGGCGTGTCCAGCGCTAGCcaagccccgcccctcccgTCGCCCTGCCCAatgggcggcggcggcggcgggcacgTGGGGCGGTGCGGGTTCCCAGCCGGGCAAAATGTGAATGGGCGCGGGAGGCGCGGGCGGGCAGAggcagcgcggcggcggggagcggcggggggcgcggggggcgcggggggcggccgggcccccatgtgcgggcggcggcggcggggagcggccccgctccgccccggcTGTGCCCCACGCGTGGGCGCTGCGCGGCgctgaggaggaggacgaggacgaggaggaggaggaggaggaggaaggcggcggcggcggcggcggcggcggctgctccGGCATGAGCGCGGCTTTCCAGCCCTCGCTGATGATGATGCAGCGCCCGCTGGGGAGCAGCACGGCCTTCAGCATCGACTCGCTCATcggcagccccccgccgccagcccccggGCACTTCGTCTACACCGGCTACCCCATGTTCGTGCCCTACCGGCCCGTCGtgctgcccccgccgccgccgccgccccccgcgcTGCCGCAGGGCGCCCTGcagccgccgctgccccccgcgcACCCGCACCACCACCAGCTGCCCAGCCTGCCCTCCGGCTTCTGCTCCGGTCTGGCGCAGGGCATGGCCCTCACCTCCACCCTGATGGCCACGCTGCCCGGAGCCTTCTCCGCCTCCCCGCAGCACCAGGAGGCCGCCAGGAAGTTCGCGCCCCCGGGCAACTTCGACAAAGCCGACGGGCTGCCCCCCGACGGCGGCGGCGACGACGGCAAAGCCTTCCTGGGCAAGGACGGGGGCGCCCTGCTGCCCTTCCCGGCCACCGACGCCGTCCAGGCTTCCCTCGGTGAGTGGTGGGGGGCCCGAGGGGAGCAGCCCCACGCCTCGACGGGGCGGACGGTGCCGGGctggggggcgaggggcggggggtccccagccccggggtTCCCCAGCCGCCAGCCCCGGGAGCCCCCATCCCGCATCCCCCAACCCCAAGGGTTCCTATCCTGCAGCCCCGGGGGTCCCCATCCCGCATCCCCCAACCCCAAAGGTCTGCATCCCTCATCCCTGGGGGTCCCCATCCCCGGATCCCCCCTCCAAGCGAAGGGCCGAGGTCGTGGGGCACGGGATGTAAGGGGCCAGACGCTAACCGAGGGCCTCTGCCACCTCTGCTTCGCTTCCAGCCGGGGCTCTGCGGGGCCAGGGGAAGGAGGACCCCAAGGGGGAGGACGACACGAAGGGCAAGGAGGAAAGTTTCTCCATGGACAGCGACCTAGACTACAGCTCCGACGACAACATCCCCGGCCAGGCAGCTCACAAGGAAGAGGACTCTGGCAACGCGCTGGAGGAGAACCCCCAGAACGCCAACAACTCCAACAACACCACGTCCACGGGCAAAAACCGGAGGAGGCGAACGGCCTTCACCAgcgagcagctgctggagctggagaaggagttTCACTGCAAAAAGTACCTGTCCCTGACGGAGAGGTCCCAGATCGCGCACGCCCTCAAACTCAGCGAGGTGCAGGTGAAAATCTGGTTCCAGAACAGGAGGGCCAAATGGAAACGGGTCAAGGCGGGCAATGCCAACTCCAAGACGGGGGAGCCGTCCCGAAACCCTAAGATCGTGGTGCCCATCCCGGTGCACGTCAGCAGGTTTGCCATCAGGagtcagcaccagcagctggagcaagCCCGACCCTGATCTCCCCCTGCCCTCAGAGCCACGGGGTTTGGAGGAAAAGTTTCCCAGCTGGGGTTTGACAGCAAcccagctgaaaagaaaagagaagaagaggaaaaaaacagaagcaaaacccGAGTCCCCAACGACAGCAAAACCCCTCCGCGAGCTCGCAGCAAACCCCAGCCTCGAGCGAACTTTGCAGCGAAACTTTCCACGTCCTGAGCCGAGCGAGAGCCCGCGAAGGGAAGAGgctttgaaactgtttttttttttttgtttgtttgggaaGCGGGAATACCAAACCCTGGGAGAGACGCGCAGATATTTATTATTACCGTGCTGCCCCACTTTGTACATACACGGTCGTGCTGCCTCGGCTGCGGCGGCGCGGCTGCGACGGGACCGGatgagcagagccctgctgccgCTGCCGGATCCAGCCGAAATTTACCCGTGCCCCCCTCGCcggcagagccccccccagcGAAACCCGCAGCGCACACGTAGCcagctttggggttttgtttcttaGCGGTGcgaaaggtaaaaaaaaaaaaaaaaaaaaaaaaaagggagagagaggagagcaaaACGAAACGAAGCCGAGGGGTTGGTTTCAtgccttttctgttgttttgttttacttcgGATGGCTGAGGGACAGGCACTGGGTGATgggtttttaaatatattttttgcctGGCTTTCTGTCGATTTGGTTTGCCGATTCTACCAAGCCAtgtttaaaacagagaaagagaggaggggggaaaggagaaaaaaaaaaaaaaggcacgaTCTTCTCTATtgtgtttaatttatttcaatgtaGCTTATTTCCTTATAAgttatgaaatttaaaaagcaaactcagTCTTGTGAATAAAAACcgacaaagaaacaaaaagacaaaaaaaaaaaaaacaccaccaagcCCTCCGCTTCCCCTGCCGGCTCGGTCCCGAATTTGGCattgatctgatttttttcctcgCTGTGGCTGCCGCAAACGGATGGGGtcgaggggggggggggggtcggggcaGGGGGGGACCCCCTGCTGCCCATTTTGCCCCTTTTTGGCCCCGCTTCCAGCAGCTGTCGGGGCCGGGCAGGGatggaaggagggggaaaaaaataaaaagcttggatttgctttaaaatggtaaaattgaacagggagcagggcagggagagtgGGGGGAGTCTCGGGGGGGACTCGGTGAGTCGATCGGGGGAGCAGCAGCGCTCGGTGCCGATACTGACATCATTTAGCTCAGTTGcgccttttaatttttttccctttttatttttttttttttttttccctctttgggGGCCCGAAACAGGACGGAGCTGCCGCGGACACGTGGGGCcatgggtgctggcagcaggtcCGGCCCTTCAGCATCCCCCCGCCCGCTCCTCCAGCTTTAATTCTCCTCATTAccattataatttattattactaaTTGTGGCTTTCCTTTCCGTGCGGATGCAAGCGGCTGGCAACACGCGTGGGGCAGCGCTCTTCGTGGGTAATTTTTTTCgtagtattttttccctttcaatttatttcgtttttttttaattattattattttattattgttattatatattttcttctttctgcgGCCAGCTCGGGCGAGCTGCAGCCCAACTCTACCCCCACCCCCGGGTGCAGGGGGGGCATTTTAGGGAGGAGCAGCTGCTCCTCACccctgtgtgtccccccccgccCAGGGGCCAGGGGAAGCCCGGCAGCCCTCGCTAGCGAAGCTGGCACCTGCCCCAGGCACAGGGAAGTTATCTGCTCGGCGGGCTGGGGTCCCCCTCGCCCcacagcagtggggctggggggagccccgggccggggccagaggagaagaaggagataAACAAGCGAGGGGGTTGATAGCTGtcatcatcaccatcatcatggCTTTCATTTGGCTGCCTAATGAGTCAGATCacaggcagagagaaaaattgtCAATCGCCCAGGCTCTAATGAATTTTTTTGCAAATTGTAATCAAGCCAGGCCGTCTCAGCTCGCTGATTAATGAGACCCAGGAGGCCCGGccagcacctcagctttttATTCCATCCCGTCCTCCCTGCACTAAATTAACAGCAACTTGTCTGAGCTTCAAATTAACTCCCAATGATTAATTCTGATGGGGGGGTCTGAAGAATAGCTCGTCCTAATAGGCACTGGCCTCTGATGCTGTTTGAAATTAATACACTTCCCCTTTGGCTGCCGGCTTTAATCCAAGGTTGGGTTTTGACATCACTATATTTGTTGTTACAATAAATTCCTCTTACATCTGCAGATCAAATAATTGCGCTGCTCGGGGAGTGCGGCAGGAACACCGGCCTGCTCCGAGCAGCCCTGGcttggaggggggaaaaaaaaaaccctaatcCACCCCAATCCCCCTGGGAGCACCCCCTTATATCACCCCATACATTGCCCCATAGGGCGATGCCTTTCGGTGGTCAGCAGTGGGACGTGGCTGCAGGAGGGACGccctctccagcagctctccccCTCACTCTTAACTAAGACATCACTGCTTTTAAatgccccccccaccccgaaatatcctccccaagccccccacCAGGCGGGCAGCTCGGGGGGAGCCTGGCCGGGCATGTcagggctgccccgggggggcacagctgctccctgggaaggggaaggggggcacCCACCGCCGCCTTCCgtcttgtttctgtttgtgttgaCTTAATTGgtttaattatttcagctggGACTGGGCAAGGGGAGGCTTTGTGCCTTTtacctgctcctccagcccccggGGGAGGAGAGCTGACCCCGCTGGCAACAGGAGACCCtttgggggggggctgagcctgggggagcagagAGATGGATGGGGGGAGTCCAGAGGGATGGGAAAGGGGACCTGgagaggtgggaaaggggaCCTGGAGAGGTGGGAAAGAGGGTCAAGAGAGATGTGCAAGGGGGTCTACTGGGAACCGAGCACTCCAAGGACTGAGCATCTCACCCATCCCCAAATGTGTGGCACCCATGAGAGATTCTATCCTGGGATGTCTGACCCCTGGGGGTGTCACCTCCTCCGGGAGGGCCAAGGCACAGCGAGGGGTCCCCCCACGTTTCCACGGGGCCGTAACCATCTTCATTTGCTTCCCCTTCTGCCGCGGCCATGAGAGCGATGAGGCCGGCAAGCGGGTGTGAATGCAAATCGCGCTGCCGCCGTCATAAAGCACCCGGCACCCTGACACACAAAAGCAACACCATATGCACGAAGACAACCTGTATGAATTATAAATTGCATCATAAAAATTGATTGCCTGCCCCAACCCTTCGGAAACCGTGcggtggggcagggggtgcGGGTGGGGGGGCGCTCTCCCCATCCAGGGGCGAATCCCCCCCATGGCACAGAGGGAGGGGAACCGCTGCTGGGCTGCCCAAAACCCCACAGGGGTGCCGGGTCCcttcctgtccccccccccagctgccacGGGCCGCCCCTCGCttgctcttttctccctcccGCTATGCCCGGCCCATAGAGAGCCTTAATCTATTTATTTCAAGCCACTTCATCCTCTCTCACGCTTTTGTCCCGGCCCCAGCCTCTGGCTTTGTGGCAGGACCGCTGAGGTTTTAAAAGCCCCTTCCCCTATAGTTTGAGGTCTCCTTGCCTGCCTGAATTACAATGGATAAAACAGGATTACACTGACCTGATCCTATTAAACCCGCCAATCGATCTGTGCCGccctccctccagctctgcaaACTTACTCACAAAACTTTCCCCGGCCGGGGCTCAGCCCGGGAGCGCAGAAGCAAAAGGGCTGTGTTTGCTATCGGGCCTGCTGGAGGAAGGCGAGATGgaggcttttttggggggatggaggctttttggggggatggaggctttttttttcagagccacAGGGATTTTAATGCCCTGCTTTTCAGCTCCTGGTGAGAAACACATCATTTTCCCCATCCCATGGGGTGCCCCaactcccagccccagctgaaAATACAGGAGTAAATCCAGATAAATAACACAGAAAGGGGCATTTTAGCTGCAAGCAGCTCCCTGAGCCTTTGCCTGCTGATGCCCCGCTTCCCTTTGCGCACAGGGGACTGTGTAACCAGCACGGGCAGGCtgaatttggggggggggggtccttcCCCTCCCGACCCCTCATAGAGGAAAAAAGCCATCAGGAGAGGAGCTCACGCCTGCACCAGGCAGCCCAGGCTTAATGACATTTCCTCGTCAGCGGGTGTAGGGACGAAATCCGCGGCGCTGAGTTATTCCCTGCCAGCGGACGGCGGCTCGGCATCGCCCCGGTGCTGGGGCACGGCACCATCTGCGGAGGAATGGGCGCCTGGGATTAATCCCCGATGTCCCCGGGGAAAATAATGATGAGGCAGGGGGCTCATCGAGAAATGGCAGTAAAACATGGGGTGTTTGCGCCGACCCGCAAGGACGGCTGGGTGAGCAACAAGGGGCCTGAATTAGCGGCGAGGGGTCTATCGCCGGCACCAGGGGGCAACTTTAAAGCCCAAATCCTATTAATTAACAGAGAGAAAGGCAAATGGGGGACTCCCATTTATAATTTTCTGGGAGCATGTTACCGACAGTGAGGAACTCGAGCTTGCAGGgtgaaaaagcatttctgtgtgcCCAGCTGCACACCGAGCCACCTTGAGGTCCCTCCAATACCCCAAAACTGGCATCCCGAAAAGGGGCATCAGCACggggttattttttaaaaggtaacaAAACCTGTTGTGCTGGGAAACTGgggtgaaaaaaatgcatctgccCAAGCTTTAagcttgctgttttccttctgcctgtggTCCTTTGAGGGACGGCTGTTCCTGCCGAGGAAGCATCCAAGCTGCTGACTGACAAGGAAAACGTGTGTACAGTCCCCAAAGGCTCTGAGAGCTGTCGGTCTGCCTTGCTGGCATTGCCAGAACAGCCAAAAGAAGCTATGGGGATGGATGTACGGGATAAGAGTAATAGTGTTTTGCTAGCCAAAGCCAAGCAGCTGGCTTCTTCGGGCAACATCTTGCTCCCCAGCATCCCCTTGTGAGCATCCACGCAGCATCCTTGGGTCCCTTCTACTGAGACCCTGGGACCCCCGTGCCCATGGGGCTCGTCCTGCAAGGACAGCACAGACCTCccaaaaaccaccacagcttgTGGAGGTGGCACCGAGCCCTGAACATTTACAAATAGCCTGTTCCTTGCTGAGAAGCCGCTTGGGCTTTTATGAACGTCATTATGTCCGCAGCCTAATCATATCTATCAAAAACGTTGCCTTTCTGAATTATGGTAATGGTCATTTTTAAGAcacacatctgtattttttttaagcagatgcTCGGCTCCGAAGCCCACAACTGCtatttctccccctccccaattattttcatatttcaacaTTTCCAAAGCGGCAATAACTTCCCATGAAAGAAGGGTAATAGGAAGTCTCTCTAAGAGAAATTGTTAATTTGGGATTTATAAAGGACTTTCCTTAATGAATAATAGTTGAGATCGATCTGTCTTCCTGCCTCATTCTGCAAAGTAACATTTGTAAAGTAAGGTGATCCCAATTACTCCCTCTAATAACTGTCTCCATTCGGCAAGAGATTTCAGAGAGGCGCTGAAGGAAGCCTGCGCTCCCGCCGTGCTGATGCATCCATTGGggcttcccagccctgctggcaccaTGACCCCATTGTCCCAGCTCCGAAACCCCCTGGGGGGTGCCcgtgccctccccccccccgagaGGGGTGGCTGCAGACCCTCTCTGTACCCTTGGTTGCATTTTGGGAGCAAGATTCACGCCCCTcgtggaggaaaaaaatggcccAATTATTGTCCCTATGTGCCTTCGTGGGGAGAAAAATGGGTGCTAAAGGGCTCTTTAATCAACGGGAGAAAAGCCGGGTGAGAGTCAATGCTGGCAGCTCAACCCAGGCAGATTCAAATTAGAagcaaggctttttttcctgctttttgcttaaaatatgGAGGTCCATTAAAGATCAGAGCCAAACAGCAAGGCAGGGGTTCCCCACCCTAGGGGTCTGCAGCTCAGGGCCCGCTGCCTTTCGGGGAGGGATGCTTGAGCCAGATCTGGGGCTTGCCATGGCAAGTGCTTCCTCTGGCAGGTTtgccatttttcccctttctttctctcgCTTGGTGCTGCCACAACCGCGCGTCCTCAtcctgcaccaggagctggggatgggCTGGGTGGGCGTGGCGATGGAAGGGACCTTTCAGCCCTTTTCAGCATTGAAAATGCCACTTTGCTAATGTGTCCTGCTTCAACAGCTCACCCAGGAGAGGGACTGGCACCCTCATGCccatttctccttgtcctgGGCAAGAGATCCTGAGTCAGCCCAAGGATGCTCCAGCAAACCC
This window harbors:
- the GBX2 gene encoding homeobox protein GBX-2 is translated as MSAAFQPSLMMMQRPLGSSTAFSIDSLIGSPPPPAPGHFVYTGYPMFVPYRPVVLPPPPPPPPALPQGALQPPLPPAHPHHHQLPSLPSGFCSGLAQGMALTSTLMATLPGAFSASPQHQEAARKFAPPGNFDKADGLPPDGGGDDGKAFLGKDGGALLPFPATDAVQASLAGALRGQGKEDPKGEDDTKGKEESFSMDSDLDYSSDDNIPGQAAHKEEDSGNALEENPQNANNSNNTTSTGKNRRRRTAFTSEQLLELEKEFHCKKYLSLTERSQIAHALKLSEVQVKIWFQNRRAKWKRVKAGNANSKTGEPSRNPKIVVPIPVHVSRFAIRSQHQQLEQARP